From bacterium (Candidatus Blackallbacteria) CG13_big_fil_rev_8_21_14_2_50_49_14:
GTGACCATGGATGATATCGCGGTTTGCGAAAAAAGAGACGTGCGCCAGTGCTTCTTTGTCCCCTGCGACTGCCACCCTGGCCAGATTGCCGGGAAGGACATCAAGCGCTTTGCCAAATATTTTGGCCTCCCCATTTTTGAACATGACCTTGGCGCCTGGATTATTCAGTACCGCCGAGATATCGAATCGGCCCGCTTTGCCGAAGACGAAGCCCGCGCAGAAAAACAACGCAAAGAACAGGAACAAGCAGCGTGAAAAAATTTCTTTTTATCGACACCGAAACCAATGGGCTGCACGCTGATTACACCAAGCCCGGAACCGATACCGACAACTGGCCAAGATGCATCCAGCTTGCGTATGCTCTGACCACCGCCGAAAGCCCCAAAGACTCTCTCAAATGCGGGGACTGGGTAATCAAGCCAGACGGCTGGACTATACCCCCAAAAATCACGAACCTGACCGGCATCTCCATGGAGCGGGCTGAAACTGAGGGTGTACCCATCGCCTACGCTCTCGACACGTTTGCCTACGTTTATAGCCAGGCTGATTACATTGTTGCCCATAACCTCGAATTCGACTGGCCAGTTCTAACCGCGGAATACACCCGGCTGGGTCTCGAAGTGCCGACCGGCGCAATTGAGATTTGCACAATGAAAGCCCCCGAGGTTATCAACTTCTGTGCTATCCCTGCAGGCTCTGCACAGCGGTATCGGGGTCAAAAATACAAATGGCCCCGGCTTCAAGAGCTTCACAAAAAGCTGTTTGACCACGAATTTGAAGGGGCTCATGATGCAATGCGAGACATGGCCTCCCTGACCTATTGCTTCTTTGAGCTGGTAGAAATGGGGGTCTTGGCAATCTAATGCAACTCTCACTCAACGATTTTTTAACCCCAGCTGAGCGCCTGCCCGAACTGCTTGACCACCGCAAGCCCAAAAACCTGAAAGCTGACCGCTGGGCATTGGCCAAACCCCTGCTTCAATCTGCTCCAATCGTGACTGAAAACCCCGCCGAGTTCGAGCGGGTAATTGAATCCGTGCTCGACACCCTGGCTCTGAATCAAAAGCAGGGGCATGAGCGCATGATTGGACATACCGTGACCTGGGTGACAGGGGCGACATTGCCAAAGCCCAAGCACCACAAGGGCAAAATTTTGGCCGTCCTGTCCCCCGGCGCAAAGCGCGAAGACTGGATTCACCTCTTGCCTCCTGAGTTCGATGAAATGGGCAAACTGGTCAAAGGTATGGAGGACGCCCGCCAAATCGGCAAAGAGCGCAGCAAAGAGCTGAAAGCCCTGCGGGCAGAATGGAAGCGGCTATATAAGGCCGTCAAAGTCAATGCGAAAAATGGCGGGTACCTGGTCGCTGAAGAGGCCGAGGAGGGTGTTGTCTATCGCTGCATCGCTCCGCATCTGGTGCACAGGCAGGCAGAAAGCCAGACCCTTTTGCTGCAAAAGGGTCTGGCTGAGACAGCCACCGCCTCTCTGCCTGAGCCGGAGCAAACAGATAACACCCCGGCCCCTGTTTGTTCTAAACAAACACCCGAGGTCAGCCGCCTGCAAACGTTCGCAGAGCATGAATGGGTTTGCGATTTCTGCAGCTCAAAGATGCGTTTTAGATACACATCCGATATTGAAGTCGGCTTTGATTGTTCCAAAAACCCCAAACACTTGCTCAAAATTACCTACTCAGGAATGAATTGGTCAAATCATACTGGCGGTTTTTCCGGGCCACTGCCAGACATGCTCGGCAATTATTTCAAAGGCGAATTTAACGAGCGCCAAAAAGAACTTATTTTGCTGGCCTTTGACCTGCGGGGAGAAAAAACCGGCAATATCGAGGATGAACAATCCAGAAAACAGGTTTTTTTAGAGTCGGGAAAAGTGGTTAATCGGCATGTTGAGCGTACGCTGGAGATTTTGGCGCGGATTGACAAAGAAGAGGCCGAAGAAAGCCAGCCCAATAGCACACCCGTTTCGTCCCCAAGTGTCACAGCCCCAGAACCCGCCGCAAAAGTGATTCTGGGCAAACCGCTGGGCCGCTCACACCCCGGACTGGGCATCAATAAGCCAGTGTGCTTTTACTGTAAAGGCCAAGAAGAGCTAGAATATGCCGGCCTTTTTCCCAATGCAATCAAGAGCATGAATCACCACATTTGGCGCTGCAAAAAACAGCCGCGCCATCAACTGGTCTGCGCTGAAAAAGGGGATTGGTGGTACCAGTGGTGCGGGGGCGTCGGCTATGGCGTGACCTACGGAGTGCCAGAGCTTTGGATGTGGCGGGATATTTTCAAAGATGCCACTGGCCAAGAGCCCGAA
This genomic window contains:
- a CDS encoding 3'-5' exonuclease → MDYSVPPRYRIGPLCRRRSPRRKTTQRTGTSSVKKFLFIDTETNGLHADYTKPGTDTDNWPRCIQLAYALTTAESPKDSLKCGDWVIKPDGWTIPPKITNLTGISMERAETEGVPIAYALDTFAYVYSQADYIVAHNLEFDWPVLTAEYTRLGLEVPTGAIEICTMKAPEVINFCAIPAGSAQRYRGQKYKWPRLQELHKKLFDHEFEGAHDAMRDMASLTYCFFELVEMGVLAI